GATTGGCAAAATGTTGCTAATTCTGTAGGCTTAACGCAAGCAGAACTCCACACTCTATGGATGGTTTATTTTGAAGAGCGCGCTTCAATTACTACCATTGCTAATCATGGTTTATGGGATCGTTCAACGGTAATGCAGGTCGTAAAGAGATTAAAAGAAAAAGGACTCGTGTCTGTAGAAAAAGACGATCAGGACCTTCGTGTTTCCTATGTAATTCTTACTGAAGAGGGGAAAAAAAGACAGACATCCACAGCTACTGCAGAATT
This region of Anaerobacillus alkaliphilus genomic DNA includes:
- a CDS encoding MarR family transcriptional regulator, yielding MKYMTNLHAMLNHFRGASKVIEADWQNVANSVGLTQAELHTLWMVYFEERASITTIANHGLWDRSTVMQVVKRLKEKGLVSVEKDDQDLRVSYVILTEEGKKRQTSTATAEFSFFQFLQELRLEDEEGYYKLLSFIEKFNRNYHGEEYCEWVEKTAKIFDEKFS